tctttataatctcttcaattgaatcaaatgaTGCTAATGAACAAACCCATACAAATGATTTTGTATCTGTAAAATCATGAATccaattttcaatattttcaacttttaatggtgatatatttaaaattctataaatatatatgtatgaaaattattaataatttacttttttttttttaataaaaatttaataaattatgtaattaaaattttacctTAAATCTGATAATGCATATTCTGGTAAAGAATTTTCTAAAGgttgatgaattaattgtaaaatttcattttcatctaaACGTTTTGGACGTTCACCAAAAACACGATTACAAACattgaattgattaattgattgaattaaatagAGTGGTAATAATTGTTCACGATGATGACAATAGGTTGAAACGATTGAAGGATCATTCCAAAATGATTTCAACTCATTGAATGCTGCAGCAGCTAAAGGACGTTTATTGAATGTGTCATCTTTTACCTTTAGAATTCTATGTGCATTTTCAATAGAATTggatttattttgaaatggtATAgcattgataatattatattttatgaTGATTCTTAATGTTGATATTGCTAAATCTATGAAATAGTTTTGGTAGTATACTCTCTCAACATCTGTAATCTTTTCACTCtgtttcaaattctttaatagtTCGTCACATTTCGATCCTGGTAATCCAAATGCTATAACACTACTAAGCTCCGTCTTATATTCACTATAtgttttactattattggtTCTTTGTGTACTTTGTTGTAATAAACTAGTTGGTGCTGATTTCTTCCATGGATTAGTTTGTTCTGATCCAAATGGTTCATCTACACTATAACAATATTCAtataaactttaaaaaaaaattttaaaaattaaattaataaatattataaattatgtatgaattaatttaataatatatacatACTCTTTACAAATACGTGATATTGGTGATcttgataattttatttgtgttaattcaattgaagtTCTTGTTCTTTGCATTAATGCTTGTTTTAACTCTAATAATTGACTATCTGATGCATTACCTCCATGAGTTGCTGTGGTAGTTGCCACTTTAGttgtttcattattattattattactactactactattattattattattattattactactactactattattattattgttattattacttgtgTTGGTCGGTGTTGATGTATCACTCTTATCACCAACAATCATTTCTTTTGTGTTTTATCTTTATGActtttattgttgttattttaaaCTATATCTGCTGTTTTATTGTCAAGGCGGATCCTTacggttatttttttttatgatttttttttttttttttattatttttttttaattcttttttttttttttttttttttttttttttttttttttttttgtaaaatatttGTAGTAAGACACAACTGTAATTACAattgatataaaaaattaattaaaaaaaaaaaattaaaatttttttttttttttttaatttttaaattttttttttaaaaaaaaaaaagaaaaaaaaaaaaaaaaattaaaaaaagaatcaaatttGGTGCACAATAgcaaaatgaaatttttattttttaaaaaattcccttgataaataaaaaaacctaattttagaatattactcattttttttttattttttttattttttttattttttttttatcgtGTTTGGAAAAACGACAATGAGGATGGTTTGTAATCATACAAAATTCATTTTGGAGTTTCTTTGATTTCCCAATATATTGCCATAACCAACAGGAGTTTTCAAacatataatatattttttttttttttttcctaatcATTgtctaattaaaaaaaataaaaattcaatatttatttttttaattttttttttttttgtttgttttaaaatataaataaaaaaaaaaaaaacaaaaaaattaaaaattaaaaattaaaaaataaaaaaaaataaataaaatacccaacaattaccaaataaaattgggtttattgttgtttatgccaaaattttctttgttgggtattttatttatttttttttatttttttttattttttaatttttaatttttaattttttttttttatttttttttatttatattttaaaacaatttgaaatCAAAATTTCTTGGTTATGTTTACCTTTGTGACAACAAAGTAAATTtcccaattattttttattttttatttttatatattaaaactaacctataaaataattattattacaaatttagagttttattttataatttaataaaaaaataataataatataataaaacaaaataaaatttttaatatttttagaatgttTAAGTACTAATACGATCAATAAATTAAAGCCGTCATTTGtctttaagaaaaaaaaaattgaaaaaaaaaaaaaaattgaaaaaaaattttttttgagcCAATATAACGTTGAAAAAATAtgccaaaaaaaaagtagctcacaagaaaattaaaaaaaaaaaaaaaaaaaaaaattgggagCGGCCAAGtgaaaatttttgaaaatttttttgtgttCGTTTATTTCTCACAGTTTCATACACAATGGTACGTTCTatctaattttatattatattacaGTCTCTCTGTCTCTCTCTCTCTATCTATATTGTGTGTTATTAATTAGCAATCAATAGCAAGAATATAAATGGATATAAAAGATTGATATAACAGAGAGAAAGCTATGATTGATGATTAAAGGATTAGTTATCAGTGATAGAGGATTGAAgattgaaaatataatatagtaaatataatataaaagaaagaaagaagagattattaattcaacatTTTATATAGGCCAAAAGAACAAAGAAAGTCGGAGTTGTCGGTAAATACGGTACCAGATATGGTGCTTCTTTAAGAAAGCAAGTTAAAAAGATGGAAATCACCCAACACGGTACCTACACCTGTTCATTCTGTGGTAAAGTAAGTATCAACTAACGGTTTTTTGGGTCTATGAATCATAAAactaatataatataatttttttttaaaaaataggaTGCCGTCAGACGTTCATCCGTTGGTATCTGGAAATGTAACGGTTGCCGTAAAGTTTTAGCTGGTGGTGCTTGGACTATGTCAACTGCCGCTGGTGCCACTGTTAGATCAACTATCAGACGTCTCAGAGAGTTAAATAACTAAACCATTTAtatatgaaataaaataaatcaggACCAATATACactggttttaaaaaataaatatatttaaaatacttGTATTacagtttattattttttaattttcatttgttgtCATGAAGcaatgttaaaaaataagata
This region of Dictyostelium discoideum AX4 chromosome 3 chromosome, whole genome shotgun sequence genomic DNA includes:
- the gbqA gene encoding G-protein alpha subunit family protein produces the protein MIVGDKSDTSTPTNTSNNNNNNNSSSSNNNNNNNSSSSNNNNNETTKVATTTATHGGNASDSQLLELKQALMQRTRTSIELTQIKLSRSPISRICKDLYEYCYSVDEPFGSEQTNPWKKSAPTSLLQQSTQRTNNSKTYSEYKTELSSVIAFGLPGSKCDELLKNLKQSEKITDVERVYYQNYFIDLAISTLRIIIKYNIINAIPFQNKSNSIENAHRILKVKDDTFNKRPLAAAAFNELKSFWNDPSIVSTYCHHREQLLPLYLIQSINQFNVCNRVFGERPKRLDENEILQLIHQPLENSLPEYALSDLRILNISPLKVENIENWIHDFTDTKSFVWVCSLASFDSIEEIIKKQTHNIKSTRILPRTKSLSTIKSKGGSNVNLTSSNSNGSISSPGLNGNGSSNNLNSNNSNSNNFNNNNNNNVSLGGSGGGGFLNNSNQLINSNSNTSLSSYNDDSNVSVDVFTETLSNNNLVRSVELFRYFTRFIKRPAILFFTDRDLFVEKIKKGADFKQYFPEYKGGQRDVIAIFEYIKQLFVPLNGINTHTTVHTSTLNAVEDLKVISATIFAIVAQESIDILI
- the rpl37A gene encoding S60 ribosomal protein L37A, which translates into the protein MAKRTKKVGVVGKYGTRYGASLRKQVKKMEITQHGTYTCSFCGKDAVRRSSVGIWKCNGCRKVLAGGAWTMSTAAGATVRSTIRRLRELNN